The sequence below is a genomic window from Cobetia sp. cqz5-12.
ATGGGTGCTGACCAATGCCTGCTGCACTGCCGAGAGCGATGACGCTTGGCTGGCATCCGCCAGCCCCTCGACGGTGATCAAGTCGCAGCCGGCCAGCTGGTGGGCGGGCATCAGGCAGGCATTGGCGGTGCTCACATTGTGGCCCGGCCCCTGCAAGGCAATGGTGCAGGCGCCGCAGTCGCCGGAGGCACAGCCTTCCTTGGTGCCGTCTTGCCCAAGTGAGGTGCGCAGCACTTCGAGTACGCTCGTTCCCGGTGCAGGTGAGGGCAGTCGGCACGCGCGCCCGTTCAAGGTGAAGTCGATCATGCGGGCATCCTGTCAGGTCGTATTGTCATTGTGGTGCCTTGTTGCGTACAGCGTGTTTCCAACACTCAAGTCCTTGTGCTGCCCTGTCAGCGGGCTTGTTCTGTCTTGCCAGCGGGCCTGTTGTATCCAGGCGGCGAGCGTTGGTCTGCAGGCTGTTGTCTCTATCAATGTAACAGGTCGTATTGTGATTCCTGCAAGAATCTGACCAAATGGTCAGTGCATGTTGTGGTATTTTGTTCACCGATGTCTCAACGGGCTGTTTTCACTGCTGTTCCAACGCCACGTGATAGTCGCTTGACCAGAGCCTCCTGCTTGCGCACATCGCCGCTGACAGGCGAGTGAGACAGACAGGGGGCTGTCGCCAAGAGACTCGTATGCTTTTTTCTGACTTGATGAGTGATGCCGATGCCCGCGGATTCTCCTTCTTCCCTTTACGCTGAAGTCCGTCGTACCCGTAGCGCGGAATTGAGCGTGCCGCCTGCCAGCTCGCCGCGTGAGCAAGCCGAGAGCCGTATTCTCGAGGCCGCCGAATGCGTATTCGCCTGTCACGGTTATCGCGGCAGCACCTTGAAGCAGATTGCGGAAGTGGCCGAGTTGCCCAAGGCCAATCTGCTCTATTACTTCGGTTCCAAGGAGAAGCTCTACGTTCACCTGCTGGAGCAGACCCTGACGCGCTGGAATGCCTCGCTCGAGGATATCTCGCCCGACGATGAGCCGCGTGAGGTGCTGGAGGCGCTGGTGCGCGTCAAGCTCAAGCTGGCGCGCCAGGCGCCGCAGGCCTCGCGTCTGTTCGCGGCGGAGGTGATCAGCGGGGCGCCTTTCCTGCGCGATTATCTCAGTGGCGACCTGCGTGACTGGGTGCAGGCGCGCTGCGATGTGATGAAGGCCTGGATGGCAGCGGGCAAGCTGCGTGAGGCGGAACCGATGTGGGTGATCTACCTCATCTGGTCCACCACTCAGCATTACGCGGATTTCGCCGCCCAGATCGATCAGCTGGGGGGAGCACCGCAGAGCGATGAAGACTGGGAGCAACTGGCGGATTTCGTGGCCAGCACGCTATGTGATGGTCTGTGCCCGAGACAGGCATGAGCGGCATGAGCGGCATGAGCGGTTGAGCGCTTGATTCGGCGGGCTCAGCCCTCTGTCAGTCGCCTGTTGTCAGTTGTGTGTCGTCAGTGACTTGCTGCACACCAAAAAGCCCGCCCCGGATTTCGGGACGGGCTTTTTGGTTGTTGGTTCTTGAGTCTGGAGTCGTTCTAGAAAGAGCGAAGGAAAGGGCCGTCAGGCGGTCAGCTTGCCATCTCCAACGGCATGCCAGGATCGCGATCCAGCACGGCATCCTCCTCCTGCTTGGCCCCAGATAGTTCGGCTTTCTCCAGTTGAGAGATGTCACAGTGTTGATGCATCTGCCAACCATCGCGGGCATCGTCGGCCAGATAGATCAGCGCGGCGTCGGCGCTTGCCCACAGCCGGGCGAGGTCACGTTGGTGGCGAGTGCGGTTGGCCAGTGGCAGCGCATCGGCGGTGACTACCACCACCGGCGCCTTGCGCAGCCAGCGCGGCGCATGACTTGGCCAGCTGTGATGCACGGCGTCCAGCCAGGGCGCCTGGGGATGGCCGGGCGATGACTGCCAACGCCAGCCACGCCCGACCTCGGTGATCCCGCGCGCCGTCCAGATCAGGCTGCGGCGCGGCAGCTGCGCCTCCAGGCTTTTCAGCAACGCATCGTCGCTATCCGTCAGCGGCTGGATGGCTCCTGACATCATGCTCAGGTACTCGCCAGCGTGCTGGCCGGCGGTCAGCTCCAGCTTGATGCGAGGCGCCGGGGCGAGGGCGATGCTGTTCTCCAGCGGTATGTGCATGCCGCATTCCATGCCGATGGTATAGACACTCATGCCAGCATTCCTCGACGCGTCATGCTCTGACGCAGCAGGGTGTGGTGGCGGTGCATCGCCTCCCAGTCAGCGTGAGCCTTGTGGTTGATGTCAGGGTTGAAGACGGCTTTCTGCTGCGCGATGGGCGATGCTGTCGAGGTCGAAGTCGGAGTGTATGTCTCGGCTGAGGTCTGGGCCGCCACGGCTGAGGCGGCAATGTCAGCCTGGCTGCGCGTGTCGTGGGTCGGTGAATGCGTCGTGGAGACCGCCGTTGCTTTCAGACTCAGCGGCGGTGCCTCGTAGCCCATCGCCATCACGCCCAGCAATTGAGCGGACTGGGCATTGGCGACATCCTGGGTGGCGCTGCTGGAGCGCGGCAAGAGGGTGAATGTCTGTGTCGTGACCTTGGCTGTCATGGCTCGGCAGGTATCGAGGAGGGCAGTCATCGTTGAGGTGGCCATGAGAATGCTCCTTGCGCATCGCGAGCGCTTTATCGGGAATATTGCAGTCCGGCAAGGGTCGTTGGCGTTACTGCGCGGCGTATGACCTGTCGGCTGGCTACTCTTGATGAAGCGGCTTGCGTGCCGGTTTGATGTGATGAACAGTAAAAACAGTCGCTTGTATCTGTCGCGCGGTGCGGATGGTTGGCGTCGTGCAGCGCTTTAGGGCGTCAGAGGCGTTCAGGATGAGGAAAAAGCGCTCATCGCGAGGGCTACGCCTTTCGTCTATGCACTGTCAGTCAGCACCTGGCCCAGGCTTTGCACTGTCTTGATGCAATCGTTGATGCAATCGTTGCTCTGCGCTCACGCAGAATCTTTTCAGGAGTGTGTCTTCATGCCACGAGCGCCCATAGATCACAGCGCGCCCTCCGAGGCTGACGTGTACGGTGAATCCCGGGTAGTGCACCCGGAGGGGGAAGCGCCTGCCCCCGACGACACTGTCAGTCTTGCCACCAGTCCCGCTCGCCATGCCGCAGGGCAAGGCAGGAAGAGCCTGAGTCTGCATCAACGCCTGACCCGTTCGCTTGAGGAGCTCACCCCGAATGAGCAGCGCATCGCGCGCTTTCTGCTCGCGCATCAGGATGAACTGGCGCTATACAACGCCGCGGAACTGTCACGCCTGACCGACGTCTCCAAGGCGACGGTCAGCCGCCTGTTCCGACGCCTCGGCTATCAGGATTTCCGTGAGGCGCGGGATCAGGCACGCAGTCTGCGTCAATCTGGCGTGCCGGTGGCGGCAGCGCCGACGGCAGACCATCACCAGCGTCACTATGAGCAGGAGTGTCGCAACCTGCGTCAGGCGCTGGCGGCGCTGGACATGCTCGACATGGAGGCCTTGAGCAGCGCTCTGGCCAAGGCCGAGCGGCTGCAGATCATCGGCTTTCGCAATGCCTATCCTCTGGCGCTGCATCTGCGCCAGCAATTGCTGCAGCTACGGGCGCAGGTGGCGGTGCTGCCGCAGCCTGGCCAATCACTCGGCGAGGAGGTCGCGCGACTGGGTAGCGAGGATGCCGTGGTGGTATTCGCCATGCGCCGGCGCCCGCAGGGCTTGGCGCGATTGCTTGAATGGCTGGGGCAGGCCCCCTGCACGGTGCTGCTGGTCTGCGATGACAGCCTTGGCATCATCCCCGCCGGTATCGAGCATGTCCTGCGTTGCCCGTTGGACAGCGTCAGTGCCTTCGACAGCTACGCCGCGGCTATGAGTCAGATCAATCTGCTGGCCACGCGGCTGCTGCATGATGATCTCGTCGGCGGACGCAGCCAGATACGCCGCGTGACGGATACCTTCGATACGCTGGAAGAACTGGGCGACGGCTGATCGTCCAGCTTGCAGTGCCCCTGCCTTTCCTTTCTCCCTCTCTATTCCTTCGGGTCGTCTGCCTTGCCTCTGACCTGTGTGGCGGCCCGATTCTACCCACCGCGCTCTGCGCACCCGCAGGGCGCATGCCCCTCTCGGGCTGCACCATCTGCTGCCATCTCACCGTTGTTTACGCTCTGATCTCGCCGCCAGGCGAGGGCGTCATCCTCGATTTCGACTCTCCCCTGACGTGTCTCGCTTCTTCTCGTTACTACTCGCCTGTCTTGCTTTCAGGCCAGTGCTCAAGCGCGTGCTCAGGCGTGTGAGCCGCCGGCACCTCTGCGCTGACTGGAACTCGATTACCTTGACGGAGCACCAGGCGGGAGTCTTTGGCACACCTGTTGCAAAGATTGATAAGGGAATCACTTGTTTCATTGGTCAGGTTCTGAAGACGAATGCGACAAGGAGTCACTGGAACTGACTCGGCGAGACATTCGGCAAGAAGCACGGCGGAACGATCAACAACCAACAACAATCAACTGCCGCAAGGCACCAGGTGCATGACGAGTCGTCCTCGCATCAGCGCCTGGCATGACGGATACCGGAGTCGACCGATGAGCAAGCGTCACGAGAGCAAGGCCCAGCAGCGCGCTACA
It includes:
- a CDS encoding TetR family transcriptional regulator C-terminal domain-containing protein; translated protein: MPADSPSSLYAEVRRTRSAELSVPPASSPREQAESRILEAAECVFACHGYRGSTLKQIAEVAELPKANLLYYFGSKEKLYVHLLEQTLTRWNASLEDISPDDEPREVLEALVRVKLKLARQAPQASRLFAAEVISGAPFLRDYLSGDLRDWVQARCDVMKAWMAAGKLREAEPMWVIYLIWSTTQHYADFAAQIDQLGGAPQSDEDWEQLADFVASTLCDGLCPRQA
- a CDS encoding MurR/RpiR family transcriptional regulator — translated: MPRAPIDHSAPSEADVYGESRVVHPEGEAPAPDDTVSLATSPARHAAGQGRKSLSLHQRLTRSLEELTPNEQRIARFLLAHQDELALYNAAELSRLTDVSKATVSRLFRRLGYQDFREARDQARSLRQSGVPVAAAPTADHHQRHYEQECRNLRQALAALDMLDMEALSSALAKAERLQIIGFRNAYPLALHLRQQLLQLRAQVAVLPQPGQSLGEEVARLGSEDAVVVFAMRRRPQGLARLLEWLGQAPCTVLLVCDDSLGIIPAGIEHVLRCPLDSVSAFDSYAAAMSQINLLATRLLHDDLVGGRSQIRRVTDTFDTLEELGDG